In Rhodamnia argentea isolate NSW1041297 chromosome 4, ASM2092103v1, whole genome shotgun sequence, the following proteins share a genomic window:
- the LOC115740739 gene encoding uncharacterized protein LOC115740739, with protein MLLRSSLSNTKKFFRRTIESFTSFLSCGNYQKLPKTPSPCVDPYNNANGSSVYPPPSKDLDRFYTDFTGRRDSDKGNQHKAKKRSMDRAAAVFMDRVQEKATRWEENPPTKFSMSKPTTPSKNDHRERREWPGKKMVRSSSSHDRRREGSSCSKSAREARSGLIAQKLKELERMDMSNIDHVLDVEEVLHYYSLLTCPAYLEIVDKFFTEMYDEFFGALMPTAHASRGRSR; from the coding sequence ATGCTGCTCAGGAGCTCCCTTTCCAACACCAAGAAGTTCTTCCGGAGAACCATAGAGAGCTTCACTTCCTTCCTCTCCTGCGGCAATTACCAAAAGCTGCCCAAGACGCCGAGCCCCTGCGTCGACCCTTATAACAATGCCAATGGCAGCAGCGTGTACCCTCCTCCCTCCAAGGACTTGGACCGATTCTACACCGACTTCACAGGCCGAAGGGACTCCGACAAGGGCAACCAGCACAAGGCAAAGAAGAGAAGCATGGACAGGGCCGCCGCCGTGTTCATGGACAGGGTTCAAGAAAAGGCAACCCGCTGGGAAGAGAATCCTCCTACCAAGTTTTCGATGTCCAAGCCGACCACTCCGTCGAAGAACGACcacagagagaggagagaatggCCGGGCAAGAAGATGGTGAGAAGCAGCTCTTCCCATGACAGGAGGAGAGAGGGCTCGTCATGTTCCAAAAGCGCGAGGGAGGCGAGGAGCGGCTTGATTGCGCAGAAGCTGAAGGAGCTGGAGAGGATGGACATGAGCAACATTGATCACGTGCTTGACGTTGAGGAGGTCCTTCACTATTACTCCCTCCTCACTTGCCCGGCCTATCTCGAGATCGTCGACAAGTTCTTCACCGAGATGTACGACGAGTTCTTCGGGGCGCTGATGCCGACGGCTCATGCGAGCCGAGGCCGCAGCAGATGA